atatgtataagaTCTATCTTATATAAGATTTAGGTCTTACATATATAATCTTGTATACATGGTATATCAATTCTTCTTTGGCAGAATGTAATCAAACAACCACATTGATAAGCCTTCATTACTAATGAATCATTTTTTGATACACtgatctttctctttttgccATAGCACGCAAGTGCTATAAAATAGGGTTATAAAACTTGCTGAGGTATCAGCTGGGAATGCATTTGGCTGAAAGTAACAGAACTTCTAATTGGCAACAGCTTATGCATTAAATGTCTAATGAGACatgtaattaactttttttttttacaacaaaagaaactatttaaaaacatttttttttttttttacagatatgGGTGCTTGAAAAAGCTCTGGACATGTAATTATCTTACAAGAATTCTAGAGGTGGGTGAGCCCAGGGCTCGTTAGTTTAGCAGCTTCACAATGTCAGGGCTCTGGATCACTGTCTCTGCAGCTCGTTTGGTATCCCTATCATGGCTGCAAGCTCTAGACATCATATTTCCTCACAATCATATTCAGGTAGAAACAGCCTGTTAGAAAAGTGCTTTCTTCTTGTCAGTGAGGTAAGTCTTTCCCAGATTGTCTCAGCAGATTCCCCTCATATGCTGGGTACTCCTAGTTGCAAGAGAGATTGTGAAAGAGAAAACGTGACAACGGGGGTACTATATTCTAGTTATGTAGAGAAGTAAATGGGCACGGGAATGGCTTTTTGCCATATGCAGCTAATTGTATTTGTTACAGTTGAtgatcagaatcacctgaggagttggaaaaaaaaaaatcctgggctATATTCCAGACCAAATGAACCACAATATCCCAGgaataagaattttctttttttttttttgagatggagtctcgctctgtcacccaggctggagtgcagtggcgcgatctcggctcactgtaatctccgcctcccgggttcatgccattctcctgcctcagcctcacaagtagctgggactacaggcgcccgccaccacacacggctaattttttgtatttttagtagagacggggtttcaccacgttagccaggatggtctcgatctcctgacctcatgatccacccgcctcggcctcccaaagtactgggattacaggcatgagccaccgtgcccggccaataattttcttaaaagctCCTCATACAAGTTTTATGATCAGAGCTTTGGCACTTCTATAACAAAGCACTGTAATATTTCAGAATATGTGAATGCAGTCTTGATATCCTCCTGCCAGATATCAAGGTGCAACAAATCAATGCACTATATTAAAGTGATtcatttcattaaaacaaaacaaagccttcATCTCATTTCTGTATGTTATGATACAAACAGCTTTTGGACTAGAAGGGTTaattcctaaaaataaatgtaaaggaaCTAAATATAATGAAGTCtgcttaaaatacaaaacaatcttTCTTAGCACTAAGGAATGAATGCAGCTATTAATGTATGTCACTAGGTGATgctctttgttaaatttttttcctggTAAAGTCATCTTAGGAATTAGTATTCATTCacatgggaaagaatttatggTAGGTCCAATAAGACTTTAGTTGGCTCCTTAATCACAAAAGTTAAATAGTCCAGAAAATAAGTTTATATGCAAGAAAGGAAAGCCACACAAATTTATGGGcagaaaatttctttcttttgagacagagtttccttcttgttccccaggctggagtgcagtagcgctatcttggctcaccacaacctctgcctcttgggttcaagtgattctcctgcctcagcctccggactagctgagattacagggatgcgccaccaggtctggctaattttgtatttttggtagagatggggtttctctgtgttggtcaggctggtcttgaactcccgacctcaggtgatccgtccgccttggcctccaaaagtgctaggattacaggcgcgagccaacGCGCCCAGTGGGACACAACATTTCTTTCAGTCAGGCTATATGTTTAGAATACTGAGACTTTCAAATTCTGAAGATagtatttctattcatttttgtctccacttttttttttttttgagatggagtcttgctcttgtcacccaggctggagtgcaatggcgcgatcttggctcactgcaacctctgcttactgggttcaagcgattctcctgcctcagcctcccgagtagctgggattgcaggcacctgctaccacacccggctagtttgttatttttagtagagctggggtttcaccatgttgggcaggttggtctcaaactcctgacctcaggtgatctgcatgccttggcctccgaaagtgctgggattacaggcatgagccaactcaCCCAGCCTCCACTTTCTTTAATGCCTTgataagattttatatttttgttgacaGAGTTCTTGAATACTTTTTGATGTATTCCCAGGTAATATTTTCTGATGTCACTGAAATGTTATCTATGTCTGCACTTTTTTTATGCTGAAATGGGCTACAGTAAATTAGTATTGCATCCTTAAGTATTTCAGTATGGATTTCTAAAATAACATTCCACTTAAATGATTCCCTAATATCACCTATTATCAAAAGTGAGATAGCCAATAAACACAAAAAGGGGCTCAAGCTTATTTGTAATTAGAAATACAATTATTAAGACAAAGAGATACTATTGCACACATATTCAACTGGCAGAAATTTAAAAGTCTGATACCAAGTGTTAGAAAGGATGCAGAGCGCTGAAATTCTAATCCATTTCTATGAACAAGGGGATAAAATCTCTCGGGAAAAGTTTTGTTTTACATAGTAAAAGTGAAGATGCATTGACCTGATTCCCTCTACCACTGCTAGATACATACCTAACAGAAATGCACAGGTCTATCATGAGACACATGTAACAATGCTCATGCTAGTATTGTAACAGGAAAAATTTGAGATAACTCAAATGTCTCTCAACGTTAGAAAAAACAAACTATGAGCCAGATGTggaggctcatgtctgtaattctagtacttcaggaggccaaggtgggtggatcgcttgaggccaggagttcgagaccacctggccaacatggtgaaacctcgtctctactaaaaatacaaaaattacccaggcgtagtggcacaggCCTGCAGTCCccactactagggaggctaaggcaggagaatcacttgaactcgggaggtggaggctgcagtgaaccgagatcatgccactgcactctacctgggcagcggagcgagactccatctcaaaaaaaaaaaaaaaaaagtaaaataaaaaataaaaaatatggcctggcatgttggctcacacctgtaatcccagcactgcgggaggccgaggcaggtggattacctgaggtcaggagttcaagaccagcctggccaacatggtgaaaccccgtctctactaaaaagacaaagatcagctgggcgtggtggcagacacctgtaatctcagctacttgggaggctgaggcaggagaatcgcttgaacccaggaggtggaggttgcagtgagccgagatcgcgtcattgcactccagcctgtgcaacaagagtgaaactctgtctcagaaaaattaataaaataaaattaaaaaaataaaaaacataataaaaaaattaaaagaagagtcaaaaaaaaaaaaacccagaccaAGCTAATTTATATTGTTTAGGAGTACAAACATGGGTAgtaaaaaaattaagacagtaaTGATCAAAATTCAGAATAGTGCCAACTATGGGAAGAAAGATGAACTTTTGCTGAGGGAGAGCCTCACTGGGGTGTCCTGATGCTGGCAGTTTCCTCACTGAGGTGTGTCAATGCATgaactttcctttataattattataaaaaatgcATACACTTATTATAAAGTGTATAAATTATATGCACTTTTTCTGTATGTACATTTCACAAGAGAAAAAGGTTAAAATgtgatgaaatatataaaaatacaaagcagAATTGGTATACGCTtgttaaacattattattttgaaaaaattgctTTTACTTTGTAACAATTAAACATAAGTGACAGGGCTTTTGCTATGAGTCATTTATCTGAGATCATTTACCAAAAGGCACTTACTGAGGACCAATTTTTGAGGCAATGTAATAATGTCATCTTATTTTTACATGAGCTAGTTCTTATACAACCATCAATTCTGAATCTTGTTTAGTTTGATATTAAGTAATATACACAATTTATATTGTTCATGtatgaaatttttctatttttccatagcTTTTTCTGATTTCCTCATTAGGATTTCAAAAATCTTTTGGAAAATACTCAAAGCCAAAAGGTGGTCAGAATTTCACATTCTtaaattgactttttattttattttttttgagacagagtctcgctctgtcacccaggctggagtgtaatggcgcgaactcagctcacttcaacctctgcctcctgggttcaagcaattctcctgcttcagcctcccgagtagctgggattacaggcataagccaccatgcccagccaattttttgtatttttagtagagacggggtttcgccatgttggccaggctggtctcgaactcctgacctcaggtgatccacccgctttggcctcccaaagtgttgggattacaggcatgagccactgtgcccggctgacttTTAATACAGTGATATTAATTCATTTGATGTTCTCCTGTGTCTTCTAAATCAATATCAAAATCTAAATCATCatcactttcttcatttcttctgcagcttcttctATGGTTGGAACTTAGATTATTTTCAGTAtgttctattttttctgtttctttattcaacctaaagatgaaagaaaaaatttctatttatttcccaAGCTTTCATTATTTAACCATGTAGATTGAAAAGACTTTTACCACTACATTTCTTGAATAACAGAAACCTAATgaagtaaatataaagaaaaagatccacctgggagtggtggctcatgcctgtaatcccagcactttgggagaccaaggcaggtggataacctgaggtcaggggttcgaaaccagcctggccaacgtggcgaaaccccgtctctactaaaaatacaaaattagctgggtgtggtggtgcaagcctgtaatcccaactacttgggaggctgaggcaggagagtcgcttgaacttgggaggcggaggttgcagtgagccaagattgtgccattgcactctagcccggacaacaagggtgaaactccgtcacaaaaaaaaaatcattgaacgCTAACTTGAGATCCAACCAATTATAATACTATTGTCACTAAAGTAGgctcaaataaattaatacatgatGTCTATTAAAAGAAAAGTTGTAAAATAATGTGTAATTCTTTTGTAATGAATATGAATctcaaacataaatattttattttcttaaaaatatagtttcacttttattgtaatgatagaaaaataattttaaaagtctatatTAGTTTGACATACAACTTTAAGAGTTATGGATCATggatcatctcttttttttttttgagatggagtcccactatgtcacccaggctggaatgcagtggcacgatctcagctcactgcaacctctgccccccaagttcaagcgattctcctgcctcagcctcctgagtaattgggattacaggcgcctgccactgtgcccagctaatttttttgtatttttagtagagatggggtttcaccatcttggccagtctggtcttgaactcctgaccttgtgatccacccgcctcggcctcccaaagtactgggattacaggcgtgagccactgcgcctggcaaggATCATCTCTTAAAAGAAATTCATGTATCAATCACTAAGAGTAAAATTCAAACATAAAAGGAAACACTCACGGAATAAcaatgtcttctttctttccacattttGCGCAAACTTCAAGTTCACAGGCACATGGTCTACACATTATGTGATAAGAATCCTTCACTGTCTTTTGTAAACATTtaacactaaaataaaaaataaaatgttaacttatttatatttatttcagacTTATTTGATAAAATAAGATGTGTCTAAATGTATAGTGAAAAAGCCTAACAATCAAAATTCCTAGATTTCAATTTCAGGTGTTTATCTTATCTCACTCTAAATTAATTATATCACATTTCTAGATAGCAGTTTACAGCTGCAGAATAAAACTGCTGGATATTTATccactcttaaaatttttttaaagtgtcattaaaaatgtgttaaaacaagatcaatatacaaaactcaactgtatttctatatactaccAATAAACAATCTACCaaagaataaaggaatgaatcCAATAAAAGAAGTGCAAGACCAatacactgaaaattacaaaacatcacTGAAAGAAACTAAAGACCTAACtatatggaaagacatcccatattttatatgaaaagacttaatattgtaGGCCGGGAGTagtgctcaggcctgtaatcccaccagttttggaggccaaggtgggcagatcacctgagatcaggagttcgagaccagtctggccaacatggtgaaaccccatctctactaaaaatacacaaatttagctgggtgtggtggcacgcctggGAGATGTGCCAcagtacttcagcctgggaaagagtgggactccatctcaaaaaaaaaacaaaaaaaaaagacaatattgaGAATATTGAGAAGATAGCAATACTCCccaaactgatctacagattcaatgaactTTCCACTAAAATTCCAGCTggcttttttgcagaaattgacaagctaatcCTAAAGTTCATACAGAAATTCTAGGGACCCaggatagccaaaacaatcttgaaaaggaaCAATAAAATGTGAGGATTCACATGTATTGATTTCAAAACACACTACAAACCTACAGTAACCCAGACTGTGTAGTACTGACATAAGAATAGACGTATATAGGTCATCAGAATAGAATTGAGAATCTATAGGCAAAATAGTGGAAATATATTATGGATTTATAGAATAcgtaaaagtaaaatgtatgacaacaataatacaaaattggccaggaggAATTGAAAGTATATTATTATGAGGATTGTGAGGTACTTATTCTGTATGAACATTGTCAGTCAAAATGACAATTTTAGAACACTCTATACAAGAGCAATACATTGTCTTCAAGtatacatggaacattctctaagacggaccatattctgggccataaaaccaacttaacatattttaaaaaagaaaaaactggccgggtgccgtggctcacgcctataatcccagcattttgggagggcgaggtgggtggatcacctgaggtcaggagtttgagactagcctggccaacatggtgaaatcccgtccctactaataatacgaaaaaaattagctgggcatgggggagcacatctgtaatctcagctacttgagaggctgaggcaggagaattgcttgaacccaagaggtggaggttgcagtgagctgagattgcaccattgcactccagcctgggcgacaagaatgaaactttgtatgaaaaaaaaaaagaaaaaaccctgaaatttatataaagtatatatcatCTTGCCACAGTGAAATTAAcaaaaaatcaataacagaaaatatctagaaaatgctcaaatatttagaaaataaataaaacacttctAAATACCTCACAGATCAAAGAGGAATtcgcacacacaaaaaatattttgattgaatgacaatgaaaatacatcaaaatttaCAAAACGGAGCTAAAGAAGTCCttgggaaatttattttaatacatgaTTACAAATTAtgttaaacaaaaaagttatctAAACTTTTACCTTTAGAAAATAGAACAGTAAATTAAACTCAAAGCAAACAAAGGGGTGCTGTaataagaacagaaatcaatgatattgaaaacagaaaaataaaatcaatgcaaCCAAAAGCaggctctttgaaaagatcaatataaTTCATAAACATATATACTGAAACATCAGGAATAAAAGATGGTACAGCACTATAGATCTAACAGACATTGAAAGAATAataggaggctgggtgcagtggctcatgctggtactcccagcactttgggaggctgaggcaggtggatcacctgaggccaggagatcaagaccagcccagccaacatagtgaaaccacatctctactaaaaatacaaaaaattagctgggcatggtggtgtaatcccagctactcgggaggctgagacaggagaatgacttgaacctgggaggcagaggttgcagtgagccgagattgcgccactgcactacagactgGGTGCTAAATACAGCGAGTTCtaagtttctcttcaaagaatcagtatgtcagtatgttcagttctttgttctccattttaaagtttaacttccttGTTCTCTTCATCTCCTTGCccctagtttcagtaaacaacctTCCCGCCAGTTCTAATCAGTAGTTCACATCTGTTgccctggtcacctgctctgacctGAGTCACCTTTAGTCACCTGTTCCATAACCGTCTTTCTTGCCGAAACTGCTCACCCCGCCACTCTGGCTCATACCCCTGCTCTGTTTAAAATAGCCAGTCGGAATTAGCTTAGATTGTGTGGTCCAACCCTAGCCAACAGGGGAACGACACAGCAGTAGAGGCTACCtgcgtcagggataagaaccccttcccctcctctgttCAGGTGTACTCTTGCCATTGCTCCATCCGTGAGGCACatccttctatagaagtaaaattgccttgctgagttatgtttgagtgctatttcttttgtggcaccgaaaatttatttctaacaaatgacaaagcaagactctgtctcaaaaaacaaagaataatggGAAAATTTTAGTATTAACTCTATGCATATAAGCCCAACAACTCTGTAGAAATGGCCAAATTTTTGCAAAGAAAGAATATCAAAACTCACCAAAGAAATAAATACTCCTCTAcccattaaagaaaaatttaatcatAACTCTAAAAAAactctcctaattttttttttttttaaggaaaactcCAGGCCCAAATGGCTTTACTggtaaattctatcaaatatttaagaaataatactgATCATATACAAATCcttccagaaaaacaaacaggaagaaatatttttcaactcATTTGATAAGGCTCTAAtat
The nucleotide sequence above comes from Symphalangus syndactylus isolate Jambi chromosome 3, NHGRI_mSymSyn1-v2.1_pri, whole genome shotgun sequence. Encoded proteins:
- the C3H9orf85 gene encoding uncharacterized protein C9orf85 homolog isoform X3, with amino-acid sequence MNWSEIGYRNKQGTKECFLVNKQNVLYTIKLQKINAKLHDGVCQRCKEVLEWRVKYSKYKPLSKPKKCVKCLQKTVKDSYHIMCRPCACELEVCAKCGKKEDIVIPLNKETEKIEHTENNLSSNHRRSCRRNEESDDDLDFDIDLEDTGEHQMN
- the C3H9orf85 gene encoding uncharacterized protein C9orf85 homolog isoform X1, with protein sequence MSSQKGNVARSRPQKHQNTFSFKNDKFDKSVQTKKINAKLHDGVCQRCKEVLEWRVKYSKYKPLSKPKKCVKCLQKTVKDSYHIMCRPCACELEVCAKCGKKEDIVIPLNKETEKIEHTENNLSSNHRRSCRRNEESDDDLDFDIDLEDTGEHQMN